CATGCTGGAGGCGCTGGTGGCCGCCGACAGCACGACGTACCCGGCGGTGCTCAACGGCGGCGAGGAATACGGCAATCCCCGTCCGGGAATGATCGTGGGGCGGGTGGGGGGGCGTCACGTGGCTCTGCAGTTCGTGGGCGCCGAGCACCTGTGGCCGCGGCTTCTGGCCCTCGTGGGACGCCCCGACCTCGAGCGCGATCCCCGCTTTGCCAGTGCCGAGCAGCGGCGGGCGAACTGGCGCGAGCTCCGCGCCATCATCGAGGCCTGGCTGGCCACCTTTCCCACGAGCGAGGCCGCGCTGAGCGCGCTCGCCGCCGCCCGCATTCCCTGCGCGCCGGTGCTGCGTCCGGCCGAGGTCGTGGCCTCCGAGCATCTCGCCGAGCGCCAGTTCTTTCCGGCCGTGCCGCATCCCACGCGGGGAGCGGTGCGGGTGACGGCGAGCCCGTATCACCTCGACGGCCAGCCCGTGCAACCCCGGGCGGGGGCCCCGTATCGTGTGGGCGAGCACACGCGGAGCGTGCTGGGCGAGCTGGTCGGTTACTCCGCCGACCGCATCGAAGCGCTGCTCAGCGCGGGCATCATCGGGGCCGCCCCGCCCGACCGTGCCGTCCCTCAGGCGAAGCGATAGCGTCCCTCCCCGCCGACCGCGCGGCGTATCGCGAGGGCGTCCTGTTCCTCGTCATCGTCGTCCTGGCCTGGGGCCTGACGTGGCCGGTGAACAAGCTGATTCTGCAATCCCTGTCTCCGCTCTGGATGATGGCGCTGCGCTCGGCCATCGCCACCCTCGCCCTGTTCGCCATCTCGATCGCCCTCGGCCGTTTGGCGCTGCCGCCCCGGGCCGACCTGCCGGTGCTGCTCAGCATCACCCTGCTCCACATGGTGGGCTTCGCCGTGCTGGCGGCGTGGGGGTTGCGGCTGGTGCCGACCGGACGCTCGGTGGTGCTGGCCTACACGACGCCGCTGTGGGTCATCTGCGGGGCCGTCGTCTTCTTGCGGGAGCGGCTCACGCCCAGGCGTGTGATCGGCGTGGTAATCGGTCTCCTCGGCCTGCTCGCCCTGTTCAATCCCGGCGAGTTCGACTGGACCAGCCGCGACGTGATCCTGGGCAACGGCGCCATCATCCTCGCCGCGGTCCTGTGGGCGGCCAGCATCCTGCACATCCGCGGCCACCGCTGGCAGTCGAACCCCTTCGATCTCGTCCCCTGGGAGATGCTGCTGGCGTCGGCGATTCTGATCCCGGCAGCCCTCGCCTCCGGCCCGCCGGCCGCCCAATGGAACGGCCGGCTTGCCGCGCTGCTCCTGTACGCGGGCATTCCGGGGACGGCTGTCGCCTACTGGGCGACCGCCGTGGCCAGCCGCAACCTGCCCCCGGTCACCACCGCGCTCGGCCTGCTCAGCACGCCCGTGGTCAGCGTGGCCGCGGCGACGCTGTGGCTGGGCGAGCCGCTCACGCTGCCGCTCGTCGTCGCCATCGCGCTCATCCTCGGCGGCATTGCTATCGGGGTGACCGATTACATGGGGGGCTCCGGGCGCCCCCCAAGCCCCCCAACGCTCGGGGCGTCCCGGCTCAGCCGTGACGCCCCTCGATGACGCGCGAGGCTAGGCCTCGGGGGGCCGGCGGGCCTTCCAGTCGGTGGCCTGTTCGTGGGCCCAGCCGACGCGCAAGACGGTGGCCTCGTCCCCGGGATGGCCGAGGATCTGAAGCGACGTGGGCAGGCCGGTCGCGGTGAACCCGTTCGGCACGGCCAGGGCGCACAGCCCCAGGTAGTTGCCCGCGCGGGTGAAGTGCGCTGCCGTGCCGGACTGGTCCACCTCGGCGATGGGTACCGCCGCCGTCTGGGTCGTCGGCGTCAGCAGCGCATCGGCGTCGGCCATGGCGGCCGCGAACTCCCGGCGTCGCTCGTCG
The window above is part of the Candidatus Methylomirabilota bacterium genome. Proteins encoded here:
- a CDS encoding DMT family transporter; protein product: MFLVIVVLAWGLTWPVNKLILQSLSPLWMMALRSAIATLALFAISIALGRLALPPRADLPVLLSITLLHMVGFAVLAAWGLRLVPTGRSVVLAYTTPLWVICGAVVFLRERLTPRRVIGVVIGLLGLLALFNPGEFDWTSRDVILGNGAIILAAVLWAASILHIRGHRWQSNPFDLVPWEMLLASAILIPAALASGPPAAQWNGRLAALLLYAGIPGTAVAYWATAVASRNLPPVTTALGLLSTPVVSVAAATLWLGEPLTLPLVVAIALILGGIAIGVTDYMGGSGRPPSPPTLGASRLSRDAPR
- a CDS encoding CoA transferase; the encoded protein is MIDLPLTGLLVLDLTRVLAGPYCTRLLADLGARVIKVERPGDGDDQRRNYLQLEPGRRDQSTYFIRVNAGKESVAVDLSRPEGQAVVRDLARRADVMVENFMPGVVARLACDYDSMRVVKPDLIYCSISGFGQTGPWRARPAFAHIVNAISGLMHLEQGEEAAPRASNLQAADVLAGTHAAAAIMSALIRRARTGQGAHLDVSMLEALVAADSTTYPAVLNGGEEYGNPRPGMIVGRVGGRHVALQFVGAEHLWPRLLALVGRPDLERDPRFASAEQRRANWRELRAIIEAWLATFPTSEAALSALAAARIPCAPVLRPAEVVASEHLAERQFFPAVPHPTRGAVRVTASPYHLDGQPVQPRAGAPYRVGEHTRSVLGELVGYSADRIEALLSAGIIGAAPPDRAVPQAKR